The genomic stretch GAGGGCCACGCCACCGTGGCGTAAATCGTCGCGGCGACGATGGTCGCCGCGACGCCCCCGTTGCGACCGAGCACCATCGTCCCGGTGATGATCGCGATGGGGTACAGGAAGGTAAACGGGCTTTCGATCCCACCCGTGCTCACCACCACGCTGGTGATGCACGACAGGTCTCCCGTGACCTGGACGACGGCGACGAGCGAGTCCCATTTCGAATTGAGCCACTTGAGGGCGAGCGCGTAAACGATCGTCAACGCGTAGGTGCCGACGATCAACGCCGCGAACAGGCGCGAGGCGGGGTGTCCCGAGGTCCCGGTGTTGAGCGCGAGAAAGAGCCCGAGGAACACCGTGACCACCACGACCCGAAGGCCGGTTAGCCACTTGAGCTTGGTCCGGAGGATCGTCTCCCCGGTCACGATCGTCGTCCCACCGGATCCCGCGAGCCGAGCGCACGCGTCGTCAACCCACGACGGACCCCATTTGGAAGATCGGCAGGTACATCGCCACCACGATGAACCCGATCGTGATACCGAGAAAGACCATCAGCATGGGCTCCAGCAACGAGGTGAGCGCGGCCACCGCGGAGTCCACTTCGTCGTCGTAGAAGTCCGCGATTTTCGAGAGCATCGCGTCCAACGCCCCGGTGGTCTCGCCCACCGCGATCATTTGCACCACCATGGGCGGGAAGACCTTGGATTGGCCCAGCGGCTCGGACACGGTCTTGCCCTCGCTGATGCTCTGGCGCGCGGTGATAAGCGCTTCTTCAACGGTCTTGTTCCCGGACGTCTTCGCCACGATCGTCAGGCCCTCCAGGATCGGCACGCCGCTGGAGATCAACGTGCCGAGCGTCCGCGTGAACTTGGCCACCGCCGCTTTGCGGATCAGGTCTCCGACCACCGGGACCTTCAGCGCGTTTCGGTCGATGAGCTTCTTGCCCGCGAGAGTCCCGTAGTATCGCTTCACCCCGTAGCCGGCGCCGACGGCCGCCAACACGATGAACACGATGTTGTTCTTCATGAAGTCGCTCGCGGCCATCACGATGCGGGTCGGGAGCGGCAACACCCCGCCGAAGTCCGAGAACATGCTCGCGAAAATCGGGATCACCCACACCATCAGCACGCTGATCACGACGACCGCGACACTGATGATGACCCCGGGGTACACCATCGCGGCCTTGATCTCCTTTTTGAGTTTCATCGACTTCTCGATGTGCTTGGCCAAACGGCTCAGGATGGTGTCGAGAATCGCGCCCGCCTCGCCGGCCGCGACCATGTTCACGTACAGCTCGTCGAACACCTTCGGGAATTTGCGGAGCGCGTCGGCGTAGGTGGAGCCGCCCTCGACGTCGGCCCGCACGAGTCCGATCGTCTTCGCGAGCGTCTTGTTCTCGGTCTGGTTCGAGAGAATCTCCAGGCATTGGACCAACGGCAAGCCCGCGTCAATCATGGTGGAGAACTGGCGCGTGAAGATCACGATGTCTTTGTCGCCCACCCCTCCGCCGAACCCGCCCAGCAACCCCTTCTTCTCGTCGGTCTTGGGTTGGATCGAGGTAGCCAAGATATTCTGCTTTCTGAGCTGGGCGATCGCCTCGTCGCGACTCTTCGCCACCAGTTCGCCCTTTTGCACCTCGCCTTGGCGTGTTTTGCCGCTCCAGACAAATGTCGTTGCCATGGGTTACCCGCCTCCTCCCGGCACGCTCGGGGCTACTTGACCGCCCCCACCCTCCGCGGCGTCTGGTTGACCCCGCCTCGATCCATCATGGAAAGCAGTTCTTCGGGAACACTCGACCGGCTGAGCGCTTCTTCATGGGTGATGAGACGCTTGCCGTACAGCTCGAACAGCGACTGGTTCATGGTCTGCATGCCAAACTTGTTTTGGCCCGTCTGCATCGTCGAATAGATCTGGTGCACCTTATCCTCACGAATCAGATTACGGATCGCCGGGTTTGGCACCATGATCTCCATCGCCATGACGCGCCCCTGGCCGTTGGCTTTGGGAATCAACTGTTGGGACAACACCCCTTCGAGCACGAACGACAGTTGCGCCCGGACTTGCGGCTGCTGGTGGGGCGGGAACACGTCGACGACCCGGTTGATAGTTTGCGCGCAACTGTTGGTGTGCAACGTGGCCAAGGTTAGGTGCCCGGTTTCGGCGATGGTCAACGCCGCCTCGATCGTCTCCAAATCGCGCATTTCCCCGACCAGCACCACGTCCGGGTCCTGGCGAAGAATGTACTTCAACGCCGCCTTGAAGCTCTTCGTGTCCGACGTGACCTCCCGCTGATTGAGCAGGGATTTCTTGTGGGCGTGGATGAACTCGATCGGATCTTCGATCGTGATGATATGATCGTGTCGTTCCGAGTTGATTTTATCGATCATCGCGGCCAGCGTGGTCGATTTGCCGCTCCCCGTGGGTCCGGTCACCAGGATCAGGCCCCGGGGACGCTTGATCAGGTCGGACACGACCTGCGGCAATCCCAGCTCTTCTAGTGTCCGGGTCTGAATGGGGATGACCCGGATCGCCGCCGCAACCGCGCCGCGCTGCAAAAACACGTTCGCACGGAACCGGCTCAATCCCTTGAGGCCGAACGATAGATCGAGTTCGCTCTCCTCCTCAAAGCGGTGCTTCTGCGCGTCGGTCAGGACGCTGTAGATCAGTTGCTTGGTCTCGGCAGGCCCCAACGGGGGATAGTTCATGGGCGTCAGGTGACCGTGCAACCGCATCTGAGGCGGTGAACCGGTGGTGATGTGTAAGTCGGAAGCGCCCTTTTCGATCATCTGCTGCAGCATCTGGTAGAGCGTCGACATCTGTTCTCAACCTCCCTGTCTCGCGTGAGCGCCTCTACTAAACGTGTACCCGAGTACTCGCAGTATTCAAACACAGGAGCCTGTTCAGGAATGCGTCAGATGCAAGGCGCCGCGAGCACCGGACCGGAGCGTACTGGGTGCGTACGTGAGGACCGGATGCACAGCGGCAACGCAGCAGATGACCATTCATGGACAGGCTCCTAGTCGGCGAACGTCGAGCCGACCACCTCTTCAACCGTGGTGAGTCCCTCGCGGACTTTCTGCAATCCCGCCATTCGCAACGTCTTCATTCCGGTTTCGATGGCCTTACGTTTGATTTCATCCGCGGACCCGCCCTGCAGGATCAGCTCTCGGATGGCCTCTCCCACCGGCATGACCTCGTACAACGCGACGCGGCCTTTGTAGCCGGTGTCCCCGCACGTGGCGCATCCCTTGCCATGCATGGTCTTGACGGACGCGATTTCCGACGGCGGGAACCCCGCGCTGATCAACGTCGCCTCCGGGAGCTTCGTCTCTTCTTTACATTGCGAGCAAATGCGTCGGGCCAGGCGCTGGGCCAGGATGAGGACCACCGACGACGCCACCATGAAGGGCTCGATGCCCATATTGAGCAACCGGTTGATGGTGCTGGGAGCATCGTTGGTGTGCAGCGTGGACAGCACCAGATGGCCGGTGAGCGCGGCCTTGACCGCGATCTCGGCGGTCTCGTAGTCGCGGATTTCTCCGACCATCACCACGTCGGGGTCCTGACGCAGGAACGACCGCAGCGCCGCCGCGAAATTGAGGCCGATGTCGTCCTTCATCTGAACCTGGTTGATGCCCATCAGGTTGTATTCGACCGGGTCCTCCGCGGTCATGATATTGATGTCCGGCTGGTTGATCGTAGAAAGCGCGGAATAAAGCGTGGTGGACTTCCCGCTCCCGGTCGGTCCCGTGACCAGCACCATGCCGTATGGGGAATTGATGGCCTTCATGAAATCGTCCATCGCCTTGGCTTCGAATCCCAATTTGCCCAGATCGAGCGACAGATTGCTCTTGTCGAGGATGCGGAGCACGATCTTCTCGCCGAACAGACACGGCAGCACCGAGACACGGAAGTCCACATCGCGCTTCTTGCCCAGTTTCAACTTGATGCGCCCGTCCTGGGGCAGGCGCCGCTCCGCGATGTCGAGTTTGGACATGATCTTGACGCGGGACGTCGCGGCGTTGCGGATCTTGAGCGGCAGGTTCATCACGGTTTTGAGCGAGCCGTCCACGCGAAAGCGCACGCGGAACGACGTTTCGAACGGCTCCATGTGGATGTCGCTCGCCCCGACTTTGATTGCGTTGATCAACAAGCCGTTGACCAGCTTGATGATCGGCGCCTCGATATCGGTGTCTGCGCCGGTGTCCTGTTGCTCCTCCACCACGTCGACGTTGTCGAGTGCGTCGCCGACAATGTGGTCGAAATCTTCGACGTCGACGGTCGGGCCTTCCTCGGCCTCCGCAAACGTGGGCTCGCCGATATCGTCGACGGTGTAATCTTTGGCGTTGAGCATCGCCGCCCGCTCCGGCTTGGCATCTTGCGCCAGACCGTACGCGGCTTGGATCGCGGACACGATGGCGGATTCGCTCGCCACCGCCGGCTCGATGGTGTACCCGGTCAGGAACTTGATGTCGTCGAGCGCGAACACATCGCTGGGATCCGCCATGGCCAGCGTGACCACTGCGCCCGTTCGCTTTACCGGAATGACCTTGTATTTCTTGATGGCGTCGGCGGGAAA from Nitrospirota bacterium encodes the following:
- a CDS encoding type II secretion system F family protein — translated: MATTFVWSGKTRQGEVQKGELVAKSRDEAIAQLRKQNILATSIQPKTDEKKGLLGGFGGGVGDKDIVIFTRQFSTMIDAGLPLVQCLEILSNQTENKTLAKTIGLVRADVEGGSTYADALRKFPKVFDELYVNMVAAGEAGAILDTILSRLAKHIEKSMKLKKEIKAAMVYPGVIISVAVVVISVLMVWVIPIFASMFSDFGGVLPLPTRIVMAASDFMKNNIVFIVLAAVGAGYGVKRYYGTLAGKKLIDRNALKVPVVGDLIRKAAVAKFTRTLGTLISSGVPILEGLTIVAKTSGNKTVEEALITARQSISEGKTVSEPLGQSKVFPPMVVQMIAVGETTGALDAMLSKIADFYDDEVDSAVAALTSLLEPMLMVFLGITIGFIVVAMYLPIFQMGSVVG
- a CDS encoding type IV pilus twitching motility protein PilT → MSTLYQMLQQMIEKGASDLHITTGSPPQMRLHGHLTPMNYPPLGPAETKQLIYSVLTDAQKHRFEEESELDLSFGLKGLSRFRANVFLQRGAVAAAIRVIPIQTRTLEELGLPQVVSDLIKRPRGLILVTGPTGSGKSTTLAAMIDKINSERHDHIITIEDPIEFIHAHKKSLLNQREVTSDTKSFKAALKYILRQDPDVVLVGEMRDLETIEAALTIAETGHLTLATLHTNSCAQTINRVVDVFPPHQQPQVRAQLSFVLEGVLSQQLIPKANGQGRVMAMEIMVPNPAIRNLIREDKVHQIYSTMQTGQNKFGMQTMNQSLFELYGKRLITHEEALSRSSVPEELLSMMDRGGVNQTPRRVGAVK
- the pilB gene encoding type IV-A pilus assembly ATPase PilB, whose amino-acid sequence is MPATPPSSSSRSTVASEKLGRLLVAAQLVSEDQLQRAIIAQKKTGGRLGSILVRMGFLDEARLLAFLSQQFGIPSVDLSNFKADQALLKLFPADAIKKYKVIPVKRTGAVVTLAMADPSDVFALDDIKFLTGYTIEPAVASESAIVSAIQAAYGLAQDAKPERAAMLNAKDYTVDDIGEPTFAEAEEGPTVDVEDFDHIVGDALDNVDVVEEQQDTGADTDIEAPIIKLVNGLLINAIKVGASDIHMEPFETSFRVRFRVDGSLKTVMNLPLKIRNAATSRVKIMSKLDIAERRLPQDGRIKLKLGKKRDVDFRVSVLPCLFGEKIVLRILDKSNLSLDLGKLGFEAKAMDDFMKAINSPYGMVLVTGPTGSGKSTTLYSALSTINQPDINIMTAEDPVEYNLMGINQVQMKDDIGLNFAAALRSFLRQDPDVVMVGEIRDYETAEIAVKAALTGHLVLSTLHTNDAPSTINRLLNMGIEPFMVASSVVLILAQRLARRICSQCKEETKLPEATLISAGFPPSEIASVKTMHGKGCATCGDTGYKGRVALYEVMPVGEAIRELILQGGSADEIKRKAIETGMKTLRMAGLQKVREGLTTVEEVVGSTFAD